The Pseudoliparis swirei isolate HS2019 ecotype Mariana Trench chromosome 17, NWPU_hadal_v1, whole genome shotgun sequence sequence CAGCTACATTTTAAAGATAATAAGACACGCGGATAATGTGTCAGTCGTTTTAATTCTGCCGTCGTTTGGGAGTAACTTGACATATCCTTTTCCTTTTGGAAAGACGGAGCCAAAATAAATCACTAATAGCTCGCGGCGATAAAATCAAACTGAAAGGGGAGAAAGTGGCTGTGAATAAAATGAGAGATCAccgcagagagggagggaaagggaaCAACACTATATAACCAGTTATACATATGCTAATCTTTACGCTCTGTTTAAGCCTGtttatcaatatcaatattacTCTGGGGAGGAAATAAAAACCACAGTATGTCCACTGTATTTAAAAGCAGCGAGGACTTTGAGGAGCGGCGTGCGTGTCATATTGTCACCGTGCGGGACGCTCGCAGCGCTGCACATGAAAGACAACGCAGCGAAATGAGATGGCTTCTGACAAATACCACGTTGAGCTCAACTCCAGTGTCAAATCCACCGAGTCCACGGGGGATTCGGTTACTGTCACCTGAGGGTTAAAGCCTCCTCTCTGGTTTGATGACTGAATATTAGGTTATTTGATATGCCGCTGCTCTTTCAAGTCGGCCTGGCAGGACAAGACTGCGAGCAGATTTCCCACAAGGACTTTAACTGCtcagcagagagacaggcatcaGTCGCCGGCCTCATCAAAGCGGAGCGCGCTCCACCGGGCTGCAGATGCATTTCCTATTGATGAGGCGCCTTCTAGTGGACTTTGTGAAGAAATACAGGGTTTGATTAAAgaatgttttaaaaatcaggttttaaccctcctgttaccttcaaatttactcacattttttaccctttttacccagcaatttaaacctccagaaaatgattagaattaatattgtttcccaagtttaagtgtcaggtactttatgtttgtttgttgactacctaaatagacctttaaataaataaaaatgttgatattttgtatgtgttttacacagtgaaaaacagcctggggtcaaattgaccccaaagaacaccgatgcatacaagttgtgtacaggacattgaaaacatatcatcatgtgaatttgatgttttcccagttttccacaataaattaggaaaagtcatgaaatatgaagcaaaaaaaattatgtcaatcatttttttagagatgtcaaacattgaatggggtcaaattgaccccaaaggtaataggagggttaagtaactattgtgttttgttatttttatccaCAGTGACAATGGTGTTGTTTCTGATTGGGATCTCTATCGCTGTGAATAATTCATCTCATGAGAACCAAACTGCAGGTAATTGTTGAAATTACTTTATAATTcagaatgatatatatatatatacacggtgGCTTACGTTTGCACATTTTAGACATATATTATTCCGACAGTTGTGGCTACATTGGTAAGCATTacaaaaatatgacaaaatCTTGCTTGAAAGGAATaattgaaaaaattaaaaatatgcaTACCGGTATTTGTTTTCATGCTAAAAGTTAGATAAAAAAATTGTTGACGGCAGCGAGCAGCTGTTGGCTGGAAACGTCTCACATCAAAGCTCATAAATGAACATGCTTCATTTTAAATGACgtcaagagaaaaaaaagtgtatttccCACAACATCAAACGACACTTAATAATATCCATTTGTCCGACTCGACTGTGAGAGTAATTCAGTAATGATCACTGTGTTCTCTTCAGGAAACCCCACCCATCAGGGAGATCATGTGCTGCCCTCAACACTGGTCATATCCCTGCTTCTCATCATCATTGTCTTGCTGACAATCTACTGTCTGAGGTGAACAaagctacacaaacacacacaaacacacacacacacacattgacttgTGAGTCTCTCcctttcagtgtgtgtgagcatgagagtgagtgtgtcgGGTCAGGGCATCGGGTGGGGGTGGTTTGGAAACAGGCGGTGAGCAGTGGCTTATGGGTAAAGAGCTGCACCTCAAGTAAGACAACAAACCAGCTGGTACaggtcaggtcacacacacactcatccccTGACCAGCCAGCTCagacctcttttttttaatttttttactccTGATGACAACATGAGGAGAAACAGCTTTGCCTCCCTCAGATGGTTGATATTGGTTTTGGTATTTGTTGTTTACTCAGGTTATGTGCTTACAAGCTCTGTTCTCGACATGTTAGTTGGCCTTTTTCAGTCTCTTCGGTACAGACATCTGCCCTTCATGTTCTCTGATGGTTTTGCTTTCTCTGCTTCTCACAGGTTCAAAAACCACAGGAAAGCTCTCGTTACCTCGGTGGATAAAAAGCTTCCAAATGGCTTCTTGGAGGAACAAGGTGCTGTTGTGATGTACTCGATATAACCGCAAGTGCATGAAAATATAATACAGcctttaactttttatttctttttagtGTAAGTGTAGGTTTACATTCTTTATAGAGTTGGAACGTTTCACGATCTGAAGTCCGAAGTAGCTGGAAAGGTTTTGAAGGCCCCTCGTTTTTTCCGAGCACGTAGGGAGCCGTATAATCTTTCACTTCgagtagaaaataaataaattaacggAAAGGCCACATTCTGAGTTAAGACAGCTTTGTGCAGCAGCATGTTTATGACTCAAGAAATCATTTCTGTCATGTACCCACAAAAGTAGGAAATCTTAATGGCCATCGGGCTTGTTTTCGCAGGTGCTATGAGAGCTCGTAATGTTCTCTGTTGGGAAACATTAGCTGTCTGACCGCCATATATTCCTTAAAACACAGGAGAGCAGACAGTGGTCCTCCTTCCCAGATCCCCCTCACCATCCAAGAGGTACTTCCCCATCCCCCTGGACTCGCTGGAGGAGGAGTACCGGATACGCTCCGCCGACGATGGCAAGCTCTTCAGAGAGGAGTTCAACGTAAGCACGAGTTTGTGTGGACTTTTCCCGACAGTCTGACTGAGACCTTTGTCCTGCAAGCGTAGAACAAATACAGAAAATAGTAATAAAATGTTATGTTAGAAGGCTGTGTACCCgtggttttatttgtatctcaTGAGGATTGGGGGGGGGTTCTTTCTTTATAGTCGCTGCCGTGTTACTACCACCACGGGTCCTTTGAGGAGGCGAGCAgagagcacaacagagagaaaaacagaTACCCAAACATTTTACCATGTGAGTGAGGATCTATATTCTGCAGCGGACAATATTAATCTAACCTTTAGACTTGCTGTATTATTGATCTCGAAACCGTAAGGAAAGGTGAAAAATGAAAACCGACTTAATTTAACCTTCTTTTGTTGTCCTTCTCTCTTCCACAGATGATCATTCAAGAGTGTTGTTGAGTCATCTTGATGGAAACATGTGTTCAGACTACATAAATGCATCTTACATTGATGTGAGTCTCGGTCGCAAGTGCGGTTTTATTGCAGATGATCGGTTTCttaacacattattattaatccTGTTTTTTCCCGACAGGGTTTTAAAGAGAAGAACAAATTCATTGCAGCTCAAGGTAAATGTGCCTTTTAGCTCAGTTAAGTATGAAAGCCATTTTTTCCacgagtttttttttaatactatttTCTTTGCTTTGCTTTCAGGCCCAAAGCACGAAACACTGGCCGACTTCTGGCGGATGATttgggaagagaaaacagcaACGATAGTGATGCTGACAAAtctgaaagaaaggaaagaggtcTGTCTCCGAGTGTTCTCCCTCTGCACTAATGTTACAAAGTAGGGCTGGGTGTTATAGAATAAACCTCTGCAATCTATATGGCTCCAGTGCACCGTTTGCAAAGCCCTTTTGTATTCTCATGACCCAAAGTCATGGGCAGAATTTGTTTGACCCTTCCCCAATCTGATAATCTATACACAGTGTCACCCAGCAGATTACTTAGCATCGCATCAAATTCCGCCTCAAAAGGGATGATCAATTGAGAGCTCAACGGCAGGTTTGATAGGGCAGAATAGAGGCATTGGGGATCAATGGCGGAATAATTGTTGATAAGATCCTAAGAGGCTTCATGATAATTAGTCTGAGAATGTAGTTAATGAGTCGAAACGTCACCGTGAAGATCGTATTGACTGACAGAGTTCGCACAAAGTCTCTGGGATTGCCTTTGGATTGGATTGTGAAACGCACACGTCAAGTACACATTCCTCAACGTTGCACACACGATGTACACAATAGATGGTGATTTACAACCATTTGATTTCTAAGTTTTAAAGAATTATACCAACATGTGTTCtttaattaaccctcctgttacctttcgggtcaatttgaccccattcaatgtttaacgtcggtgttctttggggtcaatttgaccccaggctgtttttcactgtcaaacatataagaaatatcaacttttttatatatttaaagggctatttaggtagtcaacaaacaaacataaagtacctcacacttaaacttgggaaacaatattaattctaagacttttctggaggttttaattgctggggtcagattgaccccgagggtaaaatatgttagtaaatgtaaatgtaacaggagggttaaacgtgAAACATGTACATATAGACGTATTCTAGTTCAAAGTGTGACCCTTGTAATGTTTTTATTCCCTTACAAGGACAAATGTTACCAGTATTGGCCAGAAAAAGGCTGCTGGATGTACGGGAATGTCAGGGTGGCGATGGAGGACTTCACTGTCCTGGTGGACTACACTATCAGAAAATTCGTTGTTCAATATGTAAGTAAAGCACGTGGGTCGACATATCAGaatgttaattattttaataagcGATGCATTTTTATAGCTTTTTATCAGCATTGAATCACTTTATTATCAAACACACAACCGACTTACCTCACAGCACATCAGCAGAAATGTAATTATACAGTACAGCAGGAAGTAGGAAACATTTATCCCCAAAACTAGCTAAGGTCTCAATAAATAATGCTTTTATCGAGACACGCTCTGAAAATAATAGTGTGCTTTTTCAATATTGTCCCTAATATACTTGTTAATTGCTCAAAGAAACTATAATCGTAATAGCTAGATTCTCATTAAAAATTAAACATGAAACAAAGCATTATTGAGATGgtgtaaaaaaaagtaatgctCCCCTTGGAGAAATTTGAGAAAGCTATAATAGGATGCAAAATAAAATACGCAAATGAAAACCAGTTTGGAAACTCATTAAGGAATATTAAAGGATGTATGCAATAAACTATCAATATGTAGGTGTATTTAACAAAAGAGAAAACACTGTACGAATGTCTCATCTTGAGGGCTTCACACAGCATCTGTAACTTCTCATCCTGTGTTTTTTTTCGACTGCCGAGTAGGGCGCCATCTCGAGAAGCCTTCAGATTGCAAAATTCActttgttcccttttttttttctccatttgaaGCCGGAGGAGTGCCGAGATCCTCTCCGACTCTGTGGAAACGGTGCTGCGGCGCTGCGGCACAAGCCGAACAGACCGAGCGCTTTCACATTCAGCTCTCTGAACGCGGAACAACCACGTTTTCAAGAGAATAACGATCTCTTGAGAGAGCGTTCGTGCGCTACGAGAGCCAGGCACAGGCAAACCAGTACACATGTTTAATATGCCGTCACAAGCAGCAAAATGACAAGTTATTGTATACGTTTTTCAGACGTTTTCGTTAATTTGAGGATTCTTTTCCTCTCGGTGAAAGTCGTGTGTAGGCGGATCTGTTTGGACATTCTTCATTAACGGGTTTGAACTTCACAGCAGGGCAGCGATGGTCCCCGAGCTCCGCGGCTGGTCACCCAGCTCCACTTCACTAGCTGGCCAGATTTCGGGGTGCCGTTCTCACCCATCGGCATGCTGAAATTCCTCAAGAAGGTCAAGGCTGTCAATCCATCCTATGCGGGACCCATTGTTGTGCACTGCAGGTAAAATGTGTAGCCAGCTGGAAGATGAGCTATCATAGCATAAGagttggtttaaagtcattattaaccctcctgttaccttcaaatttactaacatctttcagccttggggtcaatttgaccccagcaattaaaacctacagaaaattaaagtgacaggtactttatgtgtgtttgctgactacctaaatagcccttaaaataaatagaaaaattgatatttcttatatgttttacacagtgaaaaacagcctgggggtcaaattgaccccaaagaacaccgatgggtacaagttgtgtacaggacattgcaaacatatcatgtgaatctgatgttttcccagttgtccccaataaattaggaaaagtcctgaaatacaatgcaaaaaaaataatgtgaataatttttttagagacgttaaacatcgaatggggtcaaattgaccacaaaggtaataggagggttaagaaataaGTTGCAATAAATCTATGAGCATTACTAAAATATAGTTTGTGAAAAAGCACCAGTTCTTTGTCAGaacaattatttttaatttatttggagAATAAGAGGTTGAAGGTTAACTTATTTATGAAATCATCATGTTAAATAGTTAAAATATTTGATTATTTCATAAAGTTTCATCCGGTTAGAAATTAACTTTCATCAATACGTATTGTTTGCCGAGCCAATCGGTGGGAAGCCTCAACAAAGACATCAGCGGCCGATTGTAGCAACGGCTGCAACAGGTGCTCAGGGACTGTTCTTGAATGGGGCCCATTGAGAAGGCTCCCACACCCCGCTGTGGAATCCCAGCTCCGCTCCCAGTGGTGCCGTCTGCTGGAATGACCCTTGTAAATCTATTAGGAGTGTGTTTGGCCTTCAGAGGTGTAGCACTTTTACACATGCTGGAGGCGGTCCACAATTGACGTCTTTGTTAAGAAGAAAAGCAAAGCCTGCACGAACAAGGATGaaacatagtttatttttataatgaATATACCATGTGAATTATTCTGTATTGTGTGTTCTTTTATTACTGTGGTTCTGTTTGTGTCAGGTTctagtgacggggtgaggctcaggcgcagagagacaggctggatgcaatatgaaaaagaaaagaaaaaacactcttaaatgaggcaaaacagtttacaaaaaaacaaggtccaaaaggggcaggaagagaatccaggttcggggcaggcaggcagaaccaggaacacggaccggACGAccggaaaaggacacggaactatagacgacaatccaacaggagacaagggaaagactgacacaatatataggggggaaacacaggtgtacgacatcagacactaacgagacaagagtggctgagggcaggtgcagggaattaaacaattaacacagaggagacacagaggagacataggagacatggaacacaggagaaacagaacagggtgttacagtttgTGCGATGTGGATACAGCGTGCTGTCCGACACATTTCGCCGCCACACTTTGTGACGGCGAAGGCCTCGTGCCTTCTTCTGCTCCGCGTCTCCACAGTGCCGGGGTGGGCAGGACCGGGACGTTCATTGTCATTGACGGCATGATCGACATGATGCACGTGGAACAGAGGGTGGATGTCTTCGGCTCTGTGAGCAGAATACGGGAACAGCGCTGTCAGCTCATCCAGACAGATGTAAGTGTTGACCCTCATCGACCCGCGGTACCTTGGACTGACTGCTCAACTCGCCGAAACGAGCGAGGACGCGGGAAAACAACCACGTCTGTGACGTATAGACGAAAAAAATAGAAGGAAATAGTCCGGCAATCTAAAGCTACGACTTCTACCTGCTCATCTCCTCGGCTTCCTCCTCAGATGCAGTACTCCTTCATCTACCAGGCTCTGTTGGAGTACTATCTGTATGGAGACACAGAGCTGGATGTGTGCTCCCTGGAGGGCCATCTGCAGAGGCTTCACAACACCAGAGCTCCCCACGACAGGCTGGGCCTGGAAGAGGAGTTCAGGGTAGGAAGACAGTGGCTCACGCGTGAACATTTCAGACAGTAATTAATCGTCCCCCATCACCCTG is a genomic window containing:
- the LOC130207088 gene encoding receptor-type tyrosine-protein phosphatase epsilon-like isoform X3: MVRDGPTGQLIPDHAGFAWKLTMVLFLIGISIAVNNSSHENQTAGNPTHQGDHVLPSTLVISLLLIIIVLLTIYCLRFKNHRKALVTSVDKKLPNGFLEEQGEQTVVLLPRSPSPSKRYFPIPLDSLEEEYRIRSADDGKLFREEFNSLPCYYHHGSFEEASREHNREKNRYPNILPYDHSRVLLSHLDGNMCSDYINASYIDGFKEKNKFIAAQGPKHETLADFWRMIWEEKTATIVMLTNLKERKEDKCYQYWPEKGCWMYGNVRVAMEDFTVLVDYTIRKFVVQYQGSDGPRAPRLVTQLHFTSWPDFGVPFSPIGMLKFLKKVKAVNPSYAGPIVVHCSAGVGRTGTFIVIDGMIDMMHVEQRVDVFGSVSRIREQRCQLIQTDMQYSFIYQALLEYYLYGDTELDVCSLEGHLQRLHNTRAPHDRLGLEEEFRKLTNVRIMKENMRTGNLPANMKKNRVLQIIPYDFNRVILSVRRGQEFTDYINASFIDGYRQKDYFIATQGPLSHTVEDFWRMVWEWRCHSIVTLTELKEREQEKCFQYWPSEGSVTFGDYTVELTGDTRCETFTLKDMVLTYRPEKQSQHVRHFHFHGWPEIGIPAEGRGMIDIIAAVQRQQQQSGNRPIIVHCSAGAGRTGTFIALSNILERVKAEGLLDVFQTVKSLRMQRPHMVQTVEQYDFCYRVVQDFVDIFSDYANFK
- the LOC130207088 gene encoding receptor-type tyrosine-protein phosphatase epsilon-like isoform X2, translated to MQLATDTGGFYSVSASIPEHRQHGPTVNMVTMVLFLIGISIAVNNSSHENQTAGNPTHQGDHVLPSTLVISLLLIIIVLLTIYCLRFKNHRKALVTSVDKKLPNGFLEEQGEQTVVLLPRSPSPSKRYFPIPLDSLEEEYRIRSADDGKLFREEFNSLPCYYHHGSFEEASREHNREKNRYPNILPYDHSRVLLSHLDGNMCSDYINASYIDGFKEKNKFIAAQGPKHETLADFWRMIWEEKTATIVMLTNLKERKEDKCYQYWPEKGCWMYGNVRVAMEDFTVLVDYTIRKFVVQYGSDGPRAPRLVTQLHFTSWPDFGVPFSPIGMLKFLKKVKAVNPSYAGPIVVHCSAGVGRTGTFIVIDGMIDMMHVEQRVDVFGSVSRIREQRCQLIQTDMQYSFIYQALLEYYLYGDTELDVCSLEGHLQRLHNTRAPHDRLGLEEEFRKLTNVRIMKENMRTGNLPANMKKNRVLQIIPYDFNRVILSVRRGQEFTDYINASFIDGYRQKDYFIATQGPLSHTVEDFWRMVWEWRCHSIVTLTELKEREQEKCFQYWPSEGSVTFGDYTVELTGDTRCETFTLKDMVLTYRPEKQSQHVRHFHFHGWPEIGIPAEGRGMIDIIAAVQRQQQQSGNRPIIVHCSAGAGRTGTFIALSNILERVKAEGLLDVFQTVKSLRMQRPHMVQTVEQYDFCYRVVQDFVDIFSDYANFK
- the LOC130207088 gene encoding receptor-type tyrosine-protein phosphatase epsilon-like isoform X5 → MQLATDTGGFYSVSASIPEHRQHGPTVNMVTMVLFLIGISIAVNNSSHENQTAGNPTHQGDHVLPSTLVISLLLIIIVLLTIYCLRFKNHRKALVTSVDKKLPNGFLEEQGEQTVVLLPRSPSPSKRYFPIPLDSLEEEYRIRSADDGKLFREEFNSLPCYYHHGSFEEASREHNREKNRYPNILPYDHSRVLLSHLDGNMCSDYINASYIDGFKEKNKFIAAQGPKHETLADFWRMIWEEKTATIVMLTNLKERKEDKCYQYWPEKGCWMYGNVRVAMEDFTVLVDYTIRKFVVQYQGSDGPRAPRLVTQLHFTSWPDFGVPFSPIGMLKFLKKVKAVNPSYAGPIVVHCSAGVGRTGTFIVIDGMIDMMHVEQRVDVFGSVSRIREQRCQLIQTDMQYSFIYQALLEYYLYGDTELDVCSLEGHLQRLHNTRAPHDRLGLEEEFRKLTNVRIMKENMRTGNLPANMKKNRVLQIIPYDFNRVILSVRRGQEFTDYINASFIDAEGLFYRNPGPTVSHSGGLLEDGVGVEVSFNRYAHRTQREGAGKVFPVLAIRGQCNIWRLYCGADWRYAV
- the LOC130207088 gene encoding receptor-type tyrosine-protein phosphatase epsilon-like isoform X1 yields the protein MQLATDTGGFYSVSASIPEHRQHGPTVNMVTMVLFLIGISIAVNNSSHENQTAGNPTHQGDHVLPSTLVISLLLIIIVLLTIYCLRFKNHRKALVTSVDKKLPNGFLEEQGEQTVVLLPRSPSPSKRYFPIPLDSLEEEYRIRSADDGKLFREEFNSLPCYYHHGSFEEASREHNREKNRYPNILPYDHSRVLLSHLDGNMCSDYINASYIDGFKEKNKFIAAQGPKHETLADFWRMIWEEKTATIVMLTNLKERKEDKCYQYWPEKGCWMYGNVRVAMEDFTVLVDYTIRKFVVQYQGSDGPRAPRLVTQLHFTSWPDFGVPFSPIGMLKFLKKVKAVNPSYAGPIVVHCSAGVGRTGTFIVIDGMIDMMHVEQRVDVFGSVSRIREQRCQLIQTDMQYSFIYQALLEYYLYGDTELDVCSLEGHLQRLHNTRAPHDRLGLEEEFRKLTNVRIMKENMRTGNLPANMKKNRVLQIIPYDFNRVILSVRRGQEFTDYINASFIDGYRQKDYFIATQGPLSHTVEDFWRMVWEWRCHSIVTLTELKEREQEKCFQYWPSEGSVTFGDYTVELTGDTRCETFTLKDMVLTYRPEKQSQHVRHFHFHGWPEIGIPAEGRGMIDIIAAVQRQQQQSGNRPIIVHCSAGAGRTGTFIALSNILERVKAEGLLDVFQTVKSLRMQRPHMVQTVEQYDFCYRVVQDFVDIFSDYANFK
- the LOC130207088 gene encoding receptor-type tyrosine-protein phosphatase epsilon-like isoform X4, whose product is MVLFLIGISIAVNNSSHENQTAGNPTHQGDHVLPSTLVISLLLIIIVLLTIYCLRFKNHRKALVTSVDKKLPNGFLEEQGEQTVVLLPRSPSPSKRYFPIPLDSLEEEYRIRSADDGKLFREEFNSLPCYYHHGSFEEASREHNREKNRYPNILPYDHSRVLLSHLDGNMCSDYINASYIDGFKEKNKFIAAQGPKHETLADFWRMIWEEKTATIVMLTNLKERKEDKCYQYWPEKGCWMYGNVRVAMEDFTVLVDYTIRKFVVQYQGSDGPRAPRLVTQLHFTSWPDFGVPFSPIGMLKFLKKVKAVNPSYAGPIVVHCSAGVGRTGTFIVIDGMIDMMHVEQRVDVFGSVSRIREQRCQLIQTDMQYSFIYQALLEYYLYGDTELDVCSLEGHLQRLHNTRAPHDRLGLEEEFRKLTNVRIMKENMRTGNLPANMKKNRVLQIIPYDFNRVILSVRRGQEFTDYINASFIDGYRQKDYFIATQGPLSHTVEDFWRMVWEWRCHSIVTLTELKEREQEKCFQYWPSEGSVTFGDYTVELTGDTRCETFTLKDMVLTYRPEKQSQHVRHFHFHGWPEIGIPAEGRGMIDIIAAVQRQQQQSGNRPIIVHCSAGAGRTGTFIALSNILERVKAEGLLDVFQTVKSLRMQRPHMVQTVEQYDFCYRVVQDFVDIFSDYANFK